Sequence from the Paenibacillus tundrae genome:
TCATAGTATCGAATCGTATCTTCAGATATGCCTGTATGCGTGGCAATTTGTTTTATCGTAAAAGTCTGAGCTTCCTTCATTCTATCCCCTCCCGTGAGGATTGAGTTTATTTCGCATTATACATCTTGATACTGGCTCCAAGTCAACTCTCTGATTCTTTGGGAAATTTTTAATTTTTCCATCTTGACTTGGAGTCGACTCCAAGTTATATAGTATGCCTCGTTAGCAATTGCTCTAAATGAGGAGGAAACACGCAATGAATAAGAGCCACAGTGAAAATATCGCCGCCATATCGGGGGCAAGTGCAGGGATCGGACTAGCCTTAACCCGTAAATTTCTATTGGAAGACTGGCAAGTGATTGCGATCATTCGCTCAGACTTCCCAGCGGACGACACACTAATCCAAGAAGCAGTCCATACGGGTAGGCTACGCATTTATAAAACGAAGGATCTATCTGACTACGCCAGCTTAATGCGACTGATTGAAGAAATAAAAAGCAATGAGCAGCGGATTGATATTTTGTTTAATAACGCCGGAGGCTCTTTTCCCACACTGAGCTATTCCAAACAAGGACGTGAAATTCATTACGAGCTAATGACAGTCGTTCCGTACATTATTCTGATGGAATTGAAGGAACTTATAAAAAAGGGACACTTAAAAACGGTGATCAACACCTCATCGGAAGCGATTAAATTTACAAGAAAATTCACTATTCAAACCCTTGAGCACCCTAAAGTCTTTCGCAAGCTAATCGGTCCCTATGCCACGTCTAAGTTAGCACTTTCACTGTGGACCCAAGCCATCGCACCACAACTCGCCCAGGAGAATATCAAGATCCGTAGCGTTGACCCTGGCAGTACCAATACACTAAGGAAAGAAACCAGATCTGGATTACCTTTATTGGTTCTTCCATTAATGAAGTTATTTTTTTCTCCCCCGGCTCACGGTGCCAGCAGGCTTTATGAAGCTGCTTTGGGACAACACCAGAATGAAACCGGCGTGTTTTTGATAAAAGGTAAGATTACGGAATTAAAATTCAAAGAGCAAGCGAAGAATGTCCTGAAAAGGATCAATGAGATTTACGAACATGAGTACGGTTACTATCCTGAAGCCACACATGTCTTAGATCAAAAGTAAGTTGTTTATCATTTCATTAGTCAACCACATGGACTTCAAGATATTCAGCTAAATCTATCTGGTATGTTGTTAACTAAAGGAGTACCCGCACTAAAACATGCACTTGCAAATATAAACCGATCGGTTTATACTAATACAAACGGTATACGAAGTGAGGCGATAAATGAACAATCCTTTTCATGTTTCTGAGCCAAATAACTTGTGTATAAAAAAATATAACAACTAATGGAGGTATTTATCATGGCCAAAGTAAATGTAGGTACAGAGAATGAACAACCAATTGAACTGTATTATGAGGATCATGGTGCGGGAAAACCAATTATTCTGATTCATGGCTGGCCTTTGAGTGGACGATCCTGGGAGAAGCAAGTTCCAGCCCTGATTGAAGCGGGCTACCGTGTGATCACATATGACCGTCGTGGATTCGGTCAGTCTTCTCAACCTTGGGATGGTTATGACTATGATACCTTTGCTTCGGATTTGCATAAATTGATTTTGCACCTTGATCTGCATGATGCCACATTAGTCGGATTCTCCATGGGTGGCGGCGAAGTTGCACGTTATGTGGGAACCTACGGAACAGAACGCGTTACTAAAGCTGTATTTGCGGGAGCAGTTCCTCCTTATCTCTATATAACCGAAGACAATCCTCAAGGAGGATTGGATGATGCAACGATTGCCGAATTCCAAAATGGGGTAAAAACCGATCGTCTAGCATTCCTGGATGGTTTTACAAGCAACTTTTTCGCTGCTGGAGACCGTACAGACCTTGTGAGCGAACCATTCCGTATCTATAACCGTGATATTGCAGCTCTGGCTTCACCTAAAGGCACATTGGATTGTATTGCTGCCTTTGCCCTTACTGATTTCCGTCAGGACCTGGAGAAATTCAACATTCCAACACTGGTTATCCATGGCGATTCCGATGCCATCGTGCCTTTGGAGGTAAGTGGACAACGTACTCATGAATCCATTCCTGGCAGCCGTCTCGTCGTTGTCGAAGGTGGACCACACGGATTTAATGCGACGCATTCTGAACAATTTAATGCAGCATTGATCGAATTTTTGCAGGGTTAAATTTAATTCGACTGATGATTTTAGCAAAAAAGAACATATTGAGAGAAAAAGCAGTGCGCCTCCTATTGAGGAGGATGTCCTGCTTTTTCATTATTTCATAGGATATGCATAGGAAGAATGAACACCCTCTTCAGCATTGGTAATACACAAAAAAAGCCACTATGCATAGGATTGATGGCTACTTGGTACATTATGAATCTGAACCGATATTCAAAATTGATATTGAATTCGGAATGTAAACTTGCATTTATAAACCGATCGGTTTATACTGATACAAACAGTACAGAAAGCGAGGAAAATGTAATGAATAATCTAACTCCCCCATTCACTCTTGAGACAGCAATCCAAAAAACTCGTATGGCAGAAGACAGCTGGAATAGCCGAGACCCTCAGCGCGTCTCACTTGTGTACACTGAGGATTGTTATTGGAGAAATCGGAGCGAATTTATAACAGGCCGCCAAGAAATCGTTTCTTTACTAACTAGAAAATGGGCCAAAGAACTGGACTACCGCCTGATCAAGGAGCTTTGGTCATTTACGGATAACCGTATTGCGGTTAGGTTCGCATATGAATGGCGTGATGATAGTGGTAATTGGTTCAGATCGTATGGAAACGAGAATTGGGAATTCGCTGACGACGGCTTGATGCAACGTAGATTTGCTTCGATTAATGACATGCCGATCAAGGAAGAGGAACGAAAGTTCCATTGGCCTCTCGGTACACGTCCCGCTGACCATCCAAGCCTAAGTGAGTTAGGCCTATGACTCGCACTGTTTTTGAAAAATCTGATGTCATCCCTCTCGTTGCCGAGGTATTTCGTGAATTAGGTTATGAAGGTGCATCTTTGAGTAAAATTACAGCCCGTACGCGTCTATCTAAAGGAAGCTTATATTATTTCTTTCCGGGCGGAAAAGATGAGATGGCTGCCGAAATTCTTGCTCATATTGATCAATGGTTTATCAAGAACATTTATGAACCGCTCGAAAAGAATGAACCCAAGGCAGCCATTGATCATATGTGGCAAGAAGTCGATACTTATTTTAAATCGGGTCAGCGTATATGCCTTATTGGCGCATTCGCTTTGGACGAAACAAGAGATCGATTCGCTGCTGTAATTCGGCAATATTTTGTAAGATGGATTGAAGCCTTCAGCGCGGCACTGGTTCGAGCAGGCATCTCCAAAGAGAC
This genomic interval carries:
- a CDS encoding SDR family NAD(P)-dependent oxidoreductase; protein product: MNKSHSENIAAISGASAGIGLALTRKFLLEDWQVIAIIRSDFPADDTLIQEAVHTGRLRIYKTKDLSDYASLMRLIEEIKSNEQRIDILFNNAGGSFPTLSYSKQGREIHYELMTVVPYIILMELKELIKKGHLKTVINTSSEAIKFTRKFTIQTLEHPKVFRKLIGPYATSKLALSLWTQAIAPQLAQENIKIRSVDPGSTNTLRKETRSGLPLLVLPLMKLFFSPPAHGASRLYEAALGQHQNETGVFLIKGKITELKFKEQAKNVLKRINEIYEHEYGYYPEATHVLDQK
- a CDS encoding alpha/beta fold hydrolase, producing the protein MAKVNVGTENEQPIELYYEDHGAGKPIILIHGWPLSGRSWEKQVPALIEAGYRVITYDRRGFGQSSQPWDGYDYDTFASDLHKLILHLDLHDATLVGFSMGGGEVARYVGTYGTERVTKAVFAGAVPPYLYITEDNPQGGLDDATIAEFQNGVKTDRLAFLDGFTSNFFAAGDRTDLVSEPFRIYNRDIAALASPKGTLDCIAAFALTDFRQDLEKFNIPTLVIHGDSDAIVPLEVSGQRTHESIPGSRLVVVEGGPHGFNATHSEQFNAALIEFLQG
- a CDS encoding nuclear transport factor 2 family protein — encoded protein: MNNLTPPFTLETAIQKTRMAEDSWNSRDPQRVSLVYTEDCYWRNRSEFITGRQEIVSLLTRKWAKELDYRLIKELWSFTDNRIAVRFAYEWRDDSGNWFRSYGNENWEFADDGLMQRRFASINDMPIKEEERKFHWPLGTRPADHPSLSELGL
- a CDS encoding TetR/AcrR family transcriptional regulator; this translates as MTRTVFEKSDVIPLVAEVFRELGYEGASLSKITARTRLSKGSLYYFFPGGKDEMAAEILAHIDQWFIKNIYEPLEKNEPKAAIDHMWQEVDTYFKSGQRICLIGAFALDETRDRFAAVIRQYFVRWIEAFSAALVRAGISKETADQISEETIAGIQGGLILSRALHDESFFARTLENLSKRVSTYV